In Leptodactylus fuscus isolate aLepFus1 chromosome 2, aLepFus1.hap2, whole genome shotgun sequence, one genomic interval encodes:
- the SLC11A2 gene encoding natural resistance-associated macrophage protein 2 isoform X1 has product MSDQNYRNLDESESADHGSKTDISDGSIEPVIEGEPFTSYFDEKIPIPEDEVHSWFSFRKLWAFTGPGFLMSIAYLDPGNIESDLQSGSVANFKLLWVLLAATIIGLLLQRLAARLGVVTGLHLAEVCNRQYPKVPRIILWLMVELAIIGSDMQEVIGSAIAINLLSVGIIPLWGGVLITIADTFVFLFLDKYGLRKLEAFFGLLITIMAVTFGYEYVRVKPDQGKLLKGMFFPYCDGCGTPQLEQAVGIVGAVIMPHNMYLHSALVKSRDINRSNKKEIREANKYFFIESTIALFISFLINVFVVAVFAEAFYGKTNAEVLGECFNQTSQSSLFPNNTDPLKVDIYKGGVVLGCYFGPAALYIWAVGILAAGQSSTMTGTYSGQFVMEGFLNLKWSRFARVILTRSIAITPTLLVAIFQDVEHLTGMNDFLNVLQSLQLPFALIPILTFTSLRPVMNDFANGLGWKIAGGILILIVCCINMYFVVVYVSSLGHLAFYIGAAILSVLYLCFVGYLVWQCLVALGVKLLECGQTLSLQIVAVDGYNLGLTTYPELYLLNNMESSSLR; this is encoded by the exons ATGTCTGATCAGAATTACCGGAATTTAGACG AAAGTGAATCAGCAGACCATGGATCTAAAACGGATATCAGTGATGGAAGTATCGAGCCAGTCATTGAGGGGGAGCCATTCACAAGTTATTTTGATGAGAAAATACCTATCCCAGAAGATGAAGTT cactcTTGGTTCAGTTTCCGGAAGCTGTGGGCCTTCACTGGGCCAGGCTTTTTGATGAGCATTGCCTATCTAGATCCTGGAAACATTGAATCTGACttgcagtctggctctgtagcaAACTTTAAG CTATTGTGGGTTCTCCTGGCTGCCACCATTATCGGCCTTCTTCTGCAGCGTCTGGCAGCTAGGTTAGGAGTAGTGACTGGTCTTCACCTAGCAGAAGTATGTAATCGGCAGTATCCAAAG GTTCCCCGTATAATCTTATGGCTTATGGTAGAGCTGGCTATCATTGGATCTGACATGCAAGAGGTCATTGGTTCAGCTATTGCCATCAACCTTCTGTCTGTGGGAAT AATTCCATTATGGGGAGGAGTGCTGATCACAATCGCAGACACTTTTGTCTTTCTCTTCCTGGATAAGTACG GTTTGAGGAAATTGGAAGCATTTTTTGGGCTATTGATCACAATAATGGCAGTAACTTTTGGCTATGAG TATGTGCGTGTCAAGCCTGATCAAGGAAAACTTCTTAAGGGCATGTTTTTTCCTTACTGTGATGGTTGTGGGACTCCTCAACTTGAACAAGCAGTGGGAATAGTAGGAGCTGTCATTATGCCTCACAATATGTACTTGCATTCAGCTTTGGTTAag TCCAGGGATATAAATCGTTCCAACAAAAAAGAAATCAGAGAGGCCAACAAATATTTTTTCATTGAGTCAACTATAGCCTTATTTATATCTTTCCTTATCAACGTCTTTGTTGTGGCAGTGTTCGCTGAGGCCTTCTATGGAAAAACCAATGCTGAAGTG CTCGGAGAGTGTTTTAACCAAACCAGCCAAAGCAGTTTATTTCCCAACAACACAGACCCCTTGAAAGTGGATATTTACAAGGGG GGTGTCGTTTTAGGGTGCTATTTTGGACCTGCTGCTCTTTATATTTGGGCAGTTGGGATATTGGCAGCAGGTCAAAGCTCTACTATGACTGGCACTTACTCTGGACAGTTTGTTATGGAG ggTTTCCTGAACTTGAAGTGGTCACGATTTGCAAGAGTGATCCTTACTCGATCTATTGCAATTACTCCCACTTTGCTTGTTGCCATTTTCCAAGATGTTGAGCACCTAACAGGAATGAATGATTTCCTCAATGTGCTTCAGAGTCTGCAG CTTCCATTTGCTTTGATACCAATACTCACTTTCACCAGTCTTCGGCCAGTGATGAACGACTTTGCAAATGGACT GGGGTGGAAGATCGCTGGCGGTATCCTTATTCTAATAGTATGCTGCATAAACATGTACTTTGTGGTGGTGTATGTGTCTTCACTTGGTCATTTGGCGTTTTATATTGGAGCAGCTATCTTGTCCGTTCTCTATCTGTGCTTTGTAGGATATTTG
- the SLC11A2 gene encoding natural resistance-associated macrophage protein 2 isoform X2 → MSDQNYRNLDESESADHGSKTDISDGSIEPVIEGEPFTSYFDEKIPIPEDEVHSWFSFRKLWAFTGPGFLMSIAYLDPGNIESDLQSGSVANFKLLWVLLAATIIGLLLQRLAARLGVVTGLHLAEVCNRQYPKVPRIILWLMVELAIIGSDMQEVIGSAIAINLLSVGIIPLWGGVLITIADTFVFLFLDKYGLRKLEAFFGLLITIMAVTFGYEYVRVKPDQGKLLKGMFFPYCDGCGTPQLEQAVGIVGAVIMPHNMYLHSALVKSRDINRSNKKEIREANKYFFIESTIALFISFLINVFVVAVFAEAFYGKTNAEVLGECFNQTSQSSLFPNNTDPLKVDIYKGGVVLGCYFGPAALYIWAVGILAAGQSSTMTGTYSGQFVMEGFLNLKWSRFARVILTRSIAITPTLLVAIFQDVEHLTGMNDFLNVLQSLQLPFALIPILTFTSLRPVMNDFANGLGWKIAGGILILIVCCINMYFVVVYVSSLGHLAFYIGAAILSVLYLCFVGYLVWQCLVALGVKLLECGQTYNLGLTTYPELYLLNNMESSSLR, encoded by the exons ATGTCTGATCAGAATTACCGGAATTTAGACG AAAGTGAATCAGCAGACCATGGATCTAAAACGGATATCAGTGATGGAAGTATCGAGCCAGTCATTGAGGGGGAGCCATTCACAAGTTATTTTGATGAGAAAATACCTATCCCAGAAGATGAAGTT cactcTTGGTTCAGTTTCCGGAAGCTGTGGGCCTTCACTGGGCCAGGCTTTTTGATGAGCATTGCCTATCTAGATCCTGGAAACATTGAATCTGACttgcagtctggctctgtagcaAACTTTAAG CTATTGTGGGTTCTCCTGGCTGCCACCATTATCGGCCTTCTTCTGCAGCGTCTGGCAGCTAGGTTAGGAGTAGTGACTGGTCTTCACCTAGCAGAAGTATGTAATCGGCAGTATCCAAAG GTTCCCCGTATAATCTTATGGCTTATGGTAGAGCTGGCTATCATTGGATCTGACATGCAAGAGGTCATTGGTTCAGCTATTGCCATCAACCTTCTGTCTGTGGGAAT AATTCCATTATGGGGAGGAGTGCTGATCACAATCGCAGACACTTTTGTCTTTCTCTTCCTGGATAAGTACG GTTTGAGGAAATTGGAAGCATTTTTTGGGCTATTGATCACAATAATGGCAGTAACTTTTGGCTATGAG TATGTGCGTGTCAAGCCTGATCAAGGAAAACTTCTTAAGGGCATGTTTTTTCCTTACTGTGATGGTTGTGGGACTCCTCAACTTGAACAAGCAGTGGGAATAGTAGGAGCTGTCATTATGCCTCACAATATGTACTTGCATTCAGCTTTGGTTAag TCCAGGGATATAAATCGTTCCAACAAAAAAGAAATCAGAGAGGCCAACAAATATTTTTTCATTGAGTCAACTATAGCCTTATTTATATCTTTCCTTATCAACGTCTTTGTTGTGGCAGTGTTCGCTGAGGCCTTCTATGGAAAAACCAATGCTGAAGTG CTCGGAGAGTGTTTTAACCAAACCAGCCAAAGCAGTTTATTTCCCAACAACACAGACCCCTTGAAAGTGGATATTTACAAGGGG GGTGTCGTTTTAGGGTGCTATTTTGGACCTGCTGCTCTTTATATTTGGGCAGTTGGGATATTGGCAGCAGGTCAAAGCTCTACTATGACTGGCACTTACTCTGGACAGTTTGTTATGGAG ggTTTCCTGAACTTGAAGTGGTCACGATTTGCAAGAGTGATCCTTACTCGATCTATTGCAATTACTCCCACTTTGCTTGTTGCCATTTTCCAAGATGTTGAGCACCTAACAGGAATGAATGATTTCCTCAATGTGCTTCAGAGTCTGCAG CTTCCATTTGCTTTGATACCAATACTCACTTTCACCAGTCTTCGGCCAGTGATGAACGACTTTGCAAATGGACT GGGGTGGAAGATCGCTGGCGGTATCCTTATTCTAATAGTATGCTGCATAAACATGTACTTTGTGGTGGTGTATGTGTCTTCACTTGGTCATTTGGCGTTTTATATTGGAGCAGCTATCTTGTCCGTTCTCTATCTGTGCTTTGTAGGATATTTG